The genomic DNA ACGGTGACGGCGGCGGATCTGATCTGCCTCGCACCGGTGCCGAGCTGACCGGCCTGGCTGCCGGAGCCGGACTGCTCCTCGTCGGTGGAGCCGCTGTTGTTCTGACCATGCGTCGCAAGAAGAACAACTGAAACATACTCAGACAGTCTCTCGCTGACTGAATAAGTGAAGGTGCCCTTGACCGTGAGGTCTGGGGCACCTTCCTTATCCTCGGACGATGGAGCGACAAAGGAGTACAGACATGAGCCTTGAAGACGATCCATTCGACTACCAAGTCACCAAATCCGGGGTCCTCCTCATTCGCCGAGGCGGCCGAACCGTCATGCAGCTCGGCGGGAGAAGGGCCGGCGCACTCATCCCCAAACTCGGCCGAGATGACGACACCGATCAGCAGCTGTTGGCCCGGGCGACAGGAAACTACCGACACGGCAACAAACGGCCGCCTGGACGACACTGAATCTGGCTGGACGTTCGATCAGCTGTTGGTACTGTATGTGATATGAGTCAAACGACCGTCAGTGAGTTTTCACAGGCCACCGCAGTCACCCGTCAAGGCGACCACAGCTTCACCGCCGAGCTCGACGCCGGCTGGAAAGTCGCCGGAGCCGTGAATGGAGGCTACCTCCTCGGAGTCGCCGGACAAGCCCTGCGGGCCGTCAACCCGAGCACCCCGGACCCCCTCGTCATCTCCACCTTCTATCTCGGACCGAGCAGAGAAGGTCCGGTCGACATCACCACGCGCACACTGCGCGAAGGCCGATCGACGGCGAGCTACGGCATCGAGCTCTCCCAGAACGGGGCACCCACGATCTCGGCGATGGCCACGATGGGCAACCTCGGCGAGCTTCCCGACGATGTCGGCACGACAGCCACGCCGCCCCAGCTGCCCCCACCGGAAGAATGCGTCGGTGTCGCCGAAGCCAGCGAGGACTTCAAGAAGGCGGCACCGCTCATCGAACGGTTCGATATGCGCCTCGACCCGGCCACCGCACGATTCGCGGTCGGCAAACCCAGTGGTCGTGGAGTGTTGCAAGGCTGGATTCGGTTCATCGACGGTACCGACCCGGATCCGCTGTCATTGCTGACTTTCCTCGACTCGTTCCCGCCGGTGATGTTCGACCTCGGTCGCTTCAACTGGGCACCGACGATGGAACTGACCGCACACGTCCGCGCCCTGCCCGCTCCCGGCTGGATCAGCGCACGACTGTCCACTCGGAACATTGCCGGCGGCATGTTCGAAGAGGACTGCGAACTGTGGGACTCGGCCGGCCGCCTCGTCGCTCAGTCGCGGCAGTTGGCGCGCCAACCCCGCG from Brevibacterium sp. JSBI002 includes the following:
- a CDS encoding thioesterase family protein, producing MSQTTVSEFSQATAVTRQGDHSFTAELDAGWKVAGAVNGGYLLGVAGQALRAVNPSTPDPLVISTFYLGPSREGPVDITTRTLREGRSTASYGIELSQNGAPTISAMATMGNLGELPDDVGTTATPPQLPPPEECVGVAEASEDFKKAAPLIERFDMRLDPATARFAVGKPSGRGVLQGWIRFIDGTDPDPLSLLTFLDSFPPVMFDLGRFNWAPTMELTAHVRALPAPGWISARLSTRNIAGGMFEEDCELWDSAGRLVAQSRQLARQPRG